From a single Stomoxys calcitrans chromosome 4, idStoCalc2.1, whole genome shotgun sequence genomic region:
- the LOC106088030 gene encoding serine-rich adhesin for platelets codes for METVVLSSDIARLVLDYLKSQNLKRAIHAFCKTSPYLKQEFSAFKHGLQTHSFFPELEEIICEYVKILRKVDQELAKLNKNVRFEFQRLKLSEKVSELLDRAIYNLCQDEQNSNAKDDLPIQQTANSGPNTSNSINSDKENNNIGKKRKRICDQSNNEEAGDSKTKESPSSRISNYAKKRRVLEPYCFLSAKALQKNRRRKFFLRLSPCTAPRDFDTKTGNVEDDDGDEWSSSGLEDVTVESDGDDDEVGDEYVNENENELFNGDKPRKESTPRSKSQDIDKLRAPILPEISQAILENPEFQLKLVENINQALNNSSTKNDAGKTTNCNVGSQDPLSQPNELSNSNDNAVFSSNQLLDQMVKSILEATEKDPSFDAVIHDVVEASNKPSVHSAGVQCDLGFLGEVDVKRPLYTSTEPPPLVPTRPQPPIVQQRVQPQPNDAANNIQQIEVPPRTPLIIRNAVAAANASINSAQDPPSLTANNSFGSLIDPNFSISKLIVLNSNDSAQKQHPEPSIGNITADNLISQLSTSGVVNDGGDEQVYFDASTGQLTLPLYLTNDGLLANFPFLINNEIVTQQLQPSNIANMDASRIEIPLPEPIVVTADQLPPNSIIFGSSQKLNQADNSQANQQTAEKVVLVCDQKQTLTCNTGPPGSLDTRLMTDKATPSASGIVNTKAYRSLSTPRKRASHVRTLTFSPRGPHFPATLGSGVTPVSTRRETLARTVQRTLPKSIPDEGVSLEILSTSEKPIIKNIEILPAIASNDTSSKDAMFLSANESATNVPPLFVTEESSNQTVINKHASTAKDLQIKTEAVFGDESATTVLTAPENTPKRKQTRKNAVRACKRLLSKSQVDEEESAEKAEKENEINTPPPDSEEYQRFMLEEWNKARNSSTTDLDVRLRELNSKMTVLKPVKKVNTKKRVRRKKPAATKRKEKEMAEEAEELEISRELLNESQEANLPETEEFIPQKLKAPQNTSEGEISQMTDEKIEKENNAATDNAAVMLPVKKGKKMKEIAIKLPTPQKSSVVAKEKNLKSKETKKEKAKRTRGVSEVSQNLQQTAIAEAVLNVKQEDVEEKSAPLFSTPMGHAPHQQHQYQNTTLSLPHVNEALEREKRTSNIAFLLETPYKDPNLSNMSSVGIPPTPGIFAPSLETPAGKNKNPQEEMVASTSFLFGSLTKSELDTPLMSVLTPGFRFTPFGMKETATPRSATGTDYSSGGSYYKPDESEDLDRNIDKILKDSAQKKFQQEQNEETDRAEDDEEEREEGEIRSPIAHESDEVIHNQVDAIEVEIAVEKLKVEPIVLKRVKSFGSEAVDSIETAKIDPHYTLASGLPEISAAEESSSSSSSSSSSGSSSSSSNSSSSSSASKSTGKSKTVVEITIPKKLSDLDNLSEISSTEDEEWKKCITSNNNENSQLVNIDGEVRYPVRSWLTPVKETLIEATSAATQMAITATTTQSTIKVTLPVKSAEKRNRQVKELELKRERMKEKLKRDATSVMSHEKSTSSASTAPNISAALAASRIMHAMRDKGKKPACFEVPQSAATTNTNIDEKRSIDVLTALRLSAKKQLPTTPEDEKGKSKSKLESPMKKEDNGAEPVVHKTPENKETPIQNLSSATRKTPQRKCLPIEARPVTKTIRKSNKKIVRTPLAFKTIHSPGKINSHSTTTTLAELANKSKDCPTSPTVPAVMVSPRLVRSKKTKVKKPQEAPTDKIKVSPKSIKPKSGAKVKVTRATSKKKPVSKKPEKEKITLLDQRTEGELIERIEEQISETSPQASSIKPKIHIKAANSMVPINNGKANKSSENGTEKAMEELKANHLKSEKRESSIPIETGNNQQSKQQENGGGDTSDASENDPIDDCAIVTFDETDAKRFVQFSYQGPDEPPAPIERNHDLGKFQMVVTLEDESHILRFSKGICLFSCPPAAPAVAAKSASHVVRNIPKKRKIRITSTSDDKSVTPAPNTKIAAASLKAFTTAAAPAATSTPLQPVTVASRTEKAAAKEGSKPKTSNGVKTPAEVPHKTTEEVNNVNEKLQIEDIESILSHLHGT; via the exons ATGGAAACGGTAGTCTTAAGCAGCGATATTGCACGCCTAGTATTGG ACTATCTCAAGTCGCAGAATCTGAAAAGAGCCATACATGCATTCTGTAAAACATCCCCCTATCTCAAACAGGAGTTCTCGGCCTTCAAACATGGTCTGCAAACACATTCATTTTTTCCCGAATTGGAAGAAATTATATGTGAATACgtgaaaatattaagaaaag TCGATCAAGAACTTGCCAAACTGAACAAAAATGTACGCTTCGAATTTCAACGCTTAAAGTTGTCCGAAAAGGTATCTGAATTATTGGATCGTGCTATTTACAATCTTTGCCAGGATGAACAAAATTCGAATGCCAAGGACGATTTGCCTATACAGCAAACAGCAAATAGTGGCCCTAATACCAGTAATAGTATTAACTCGGACAAGGAAAATAATAATATAGGCAAGAAACGTAAACGCATTTGCGATCAATCAAACAATGAGGAGGCTGGAGACAGTAAAACAAAAGAGTCTCCTTCTAGTCGCATAAGTAATTATGCCAAAAAGCGTCGTGTGCTTGAACCCTATTGCTTTCTCAGCGCCAAGGCTTTGCAAAAGAATAGACGtcgcaaattttttttacgTTTATCGCCTTGCACAGCACCCAGGGACTTTGATACAAAAACTGGAAATGTTGAGGATGACGATGGTGATGAATGGTCCAGCTCCGGTCTGGAGGATGTTACAGTGGAATCTGATGGCGACGATGATGAAGTCGGGGATGAATACGTGAATGAAAATGAGAACGAATTGTTCAATGGCGATAAACCACGAAAAGAATCAACGCCTCGAAGTAAATCGCAGGATATTGACAAGCTGAGGGCTCCCATACTACCG GAAATCTCTCAAGCTATTTTGGAAAATCCAGAGTTTCAGCTGAAGTTGGTTGAAAACATTAATCAGGCGCTGAACAATTCATCTACGAAAAATGATGCCGGTAAGACCACGAATTGTAATGTTGGATCACAGGATCCGCTGTCTCAGCCAAATGAGTTGTCCAACAGCAATGACAACGCCGTGTTTAGTTCAAATCAATTACTTGACCAAATGGTTAAAAGTATTTTGGAAGCAACTGAAAAGGATCCTAGCTTTGATGCTGTCATACATGATGTAGTTGAGGCATCTAACAAGCCCAGTGTCCACTCGGCTGGCGTACAATGTGATCTGGGTTTCTTAGGGGAAGTTGATGTTAAACGCCCCCTGTATACGTCAACTGAACCACCACCTTTAGTGCCCACACGCCCTCAGCCACCAATAGTTCAACAACGGGTGCAGCCACAACCCAATGACGCTGCGAATAACATACAACAAATTGAAGTTCCTCCTCGAACACCCTTGATAATCAGGAATGCAGTAGCTGCAGCAAATGCCTCAATCAATTCCGCACAAGATCCCCCTAGTCTAACAGCGAACAATTCGTTTGGATCGTTGATCGATCCTAATTTTTCAATATCAAAATTAATTGTTTTGAATTCGAAtgatagtgctcaaaaacaACATCCAGAACCTTCGATCGGCAATATAACAGCTGATAATCTAATTAGTCAGTTGTCTACAAGTGGCGTTGTAAATGACGGAGGGGACGAGCAGGTTTACTTCGACGCTTCGACTGGACAGTTGACATTACCGTTATATCTGACAAACGACGGCCTTTTGGCCAATTTCCCCTTTCTCATCAATAACGAAATTGTGACCCAGCAGTTGCAGCCAAGTAATATAGCCAATATGGATGCATCGCGCATAGAGATTCCTTTGCCAGAACCCATTGTAGTTACGGCTGATCAATTGCCACCAAATTCCATAATATTTGGTAGTAGTCAGAAACTTAATCAAGCTGATAATAGTCAAGCAAATCAGCAGACTGCAGAGAAAGTGGTGTTAGTCTGTGATCAAAAGCAAACCCTAACATGTAATACCGGTCCCCCGGGATCCTTGGATACAAGATTAATGACTGATAAAGCGACTCCTTCTGCAAGTGGCATTGTAAATACGAAAGCGTACCGTAGCCTTTCAACTCCAAGGAAAAGAGCATCTCATGTTAGAACGCTAACATTTTCTCCCAGGGGACCGCATTTTCCTGCCACTTTAGGCTCCGGCGTGACACCTGTATCTACTAGAAGAGAAACGCTTGCGCGAACAGTGCAGAGAACGTTGCCTAAGTCAATACCCGATGAAGGAGTAAGCCTCGAAATACTTAGCACCTCAGAAAAACccattataaaaaatattgaaattctgCCAGCCATAGCGTCAAATGATACGTCCTCTAAAGATGCTATGTTCTTATCAGCTAATGAAAGTGCCACCAATGTTCCGCCCCTGTTTGTGACCGAGGAGAGTAGCAACCAAACCGTAATAAATAAACACGCGTCAACAGCAAaagatttgcaaataaaaacggaAGCAGTTTTTGGCGACGAATCGGCGACGACAGTGCTCACCGCTCCAGAGAATACACCAAAACGCAAACAAACAAGGAAAAATGCCGTTCGAGCCTGCAAAAGACTCTTATCAAAATCTCAAGTTGATGAAGAAGAATCGGCTGAAAAAGCAGAGAAAGAAAATGAAATCAACACTCCACCACCTGACAGTGAAGAGTATCAGCGATTTATGTTGGAGGAGTGGAACAAGGCTAGGAATTCTTCTACCACCGATCTGGATGTACGCCTTCGAGAGCTTAATTCCAAGATGACCGTATTAAAGCCTGTGAAAAAGGTAAATACTAAAAAACGGGTGCGACGCAAGAAGCCAGCCGCAACCAagcgaaaagaaaaagaaatggcTGAAGAAGCCGAGGAACTTGAAATTTCAAGGGAGTTATTAAATGAATCACAAGAAGCAAATCTACCTGAGACGGAGGAGTTTATTCCGCAAAAATTAAAAGCGCCTCAAAATACAAGTGAAGGTGAAATATCGCAGATGACAGACGAAAAAATAGAGAAAGAGAATAATGCCGCTACCGATAACGCAGCAGTAATGCTACCGGTTAAAAAGGGAaagaaaatgaaagaaattgcCATCAAACTTCCAACGCCTCAAAAATCTTCGGTTGTTGCGAAggagaaaaatttgaaatcaaaagagacaaagaaagaaaaagcaaaaaGGACCAGAGGGGTTTCCGAAGTATCACAAAATTTGCAGCAAACGGCAATAGCGGAGGCAGTATTAAACGTAAAACAAGAAGATGTAGAAGAAAAGTCCGCACCACTTTTTTCGACACCTATGGGCCACGCCCCACATCAACAGCACCAGTACCAAAACACAACTCTTTCCCTACCGCATGTAAATGAAGCTTTGGAAAGGGAAAAACGAACTAGCAACATTGCCTTTTTATTAGAGACCCCCTACAAAGACCCAAATCTATCAAATATGTCCTCTGTCGGTATTCCGCCTACCCCTGGTATATTCGCACCTTCACTTGAAACGCCAGctggtaaaaacaaaaatccacaGGAGGAAATGGTCGCTTCAACTTCATTTCTTTTCGGATCGTTGACAAAAAGTGAACTCGATACACCTTTGATGAGTGTTTTGACGCCAGGTTTTCGCTTTACACCCTTTGGTATGAAGGAAACAGCAACACCACGTAGTGCTACGGGCACGGATTACTCCTCGGGTGGTTCTTATTATAAACCGGACGAAAGTGAAGACCTAGATCGTAatatcgataaaattttgaaagattCGGCGCAAAAGAAATTCCAACAAGAACAAAATGAGGAGACCGACAGGGCCGAGGACGATGAAGAGGAGCGAGAAGAGGGTGAAATCAGATCCCCAATTGCACATGAGAGTGATGAAGTGATACATAACCAAGTTGATGCGATTGAGGTTGAAATAGCAGTGGAGAAACTAAAGGTGGAGCCTATAGTCTTGAAAAGGGTGAAAtcatttgggagtgaagcagTGGATAGCATAGAAACAGCCAAAATTGATCCACATTATACGCTTGCTTCTGGGCTACCGGAAATAAGTGCTGCAGAAGAATCTTCATCGTCATCCTCCTCTTCTTCGTCTTCGGGATCTTCATCGTCTTCATCAAATTCCTCTTCCTCATCTTCCGCTTCGAAATCAACTGGCAAATCGAAAACAGTTGTCGAAATAACAATCCCTAAGAAGTTAAGTGATCTTGACAATCTATCCGAAATATCTAGCACGGAAGATGAGGAATGGAAAAAATGTATCACTTCTAATAACAATGAAAACTCGCAGTTGGTTAACATCGATGGAGAAGTACGCTATCCAGTAAGAAGTTGGTTGACACCAGTCAAAGAAACCCTAATAGAAGCTACATCAGCAGCTACGCAAATGGCAATAACGGCCACAACGACCCAATCAACTATCAAAGTTACCTTACCCGTCAAATCAGCAGAGAAGAGAAATCGTCAAGTTAAAGAATTGGAATTGAAAAGAGAGCGTATGAAAGAGAAGCTCAAGCGGGATGCTACGTCCGTAATGAGTCATGAAAAGTCAACATCATCTGCGAGTACAGCACCAAATATATCGGCAGCTCTGGCTGCATCGCGAATAATGCATGCCATGCGGGACAAAGGTAAGAAACCAGCTTGTTTTGAAGTACCTCAATCTGCGGCGACAACAAACACCAACATTGACGAAAAACGTTCTATAGACGTTCTGACTGCTCTCCGCCTTTCTGCCAAGAAACAACTTCCTACAACTCCAGAGGATGAAAAAGGCAAATCGAAATCAAAGCTTGAATCCCCAATGAAAAAGGAGGACAATGGAGCAGAGCCTGTAGTGCATAAGACACCAGAAAATAAAGAAACTCCCATACAAAATTTGTCATCTGCTACTCGCAAAACTCCGCAGCGAAAATGTCTGCCAATAGAAGCCCGTCCGGTGACAAAAACCATAAGAAAAAGCAATAAGAAAATTGTTCGAACTCCCTTGGCTTTCAAAACTATACATTCGCCTGGTAAAATCAATTCTCACAGCACCACGACTACTTTAGCAGAATTAGCGAACAAATCTAAAGATTGTCCGACGTCCCCCACTGTCCCTGCGGTAATGGTTTCTCCTAGGCTCGTAAGATCAAAGAAAACCAAAGTGAAAAAACCCCAAGAGGCTCCAACAGATAAGATAAAAGTTAGTCCTAAGTCAATCAAACCCAAATCCGGCGCTAAAGTTAAAGTTACAAGAGCTACATCAAAAAAGAAGCCAGTTTCAAAAAAGCCTGAAAAAGAAAAGATCACATTGCTGGATCAAAGAACCGAAGGAGAATTAATCGAAAGAATAGAAGAACAGATTTCAGAAACTTCACCGCAAGCATCAAGTATAAAACCTAAGATACATATAAAGGCTGCTAATTCAATGGTTCCAATTAACAATGGCAAAGCCAACAAAAGTTCCGAAAATGGTACTGAAAAAGCGATGGAAGAGCTCAAAGCAAATCACCTTAAGTCTGAGAAACGCGAAAGCAGTATTCCAATTGAAACCGGCAACAATCAACAATCAAAACAACAGGAAAATGGAGGAGGAGATACATCAGACGCATCAGAGAATGATCCCATTGATGACTGTGCTATTGTAACCTTTGATGAAACCGATGCTAAACGTTTTGTTCAATTCAGCTATCAAGGCCCAGATGAACCACCTGCTCCGATTGAAAGAAATCATGATTTGGGCAAATTCCAAATGGTTGTCACCTTAGAAgatgaaagccacattttgcGTTTTTCTAAAGGTATTTGTCTGTTTTCATGTCCCCCGGCAGCGCCGGCTGTTGCAGCCAAATCAGCATCACATGTAGTACGAAATATTCCGAAAAAACGGAAAATACGTATTACGTCCACGTCGGATGATAAGTCGGTTACTCCTGCCCCGAATACTAAAATCGCTGCAGCTTCGTTGAAAGCGTTTACAACGGCCGCGGCACCAGCCGCTACTTCGACGCCGTTGCAACCAGTTACCGTTGCGTCGCGAACGGAAAAGGCAGCAGCAAAAGAAGG ATCTAAACCTAAAACATCGAATGGTGTAAAAACCCCTGCCGAAGTACCACACAAAACTACTGAAGAAGTTAACAATGTGAATGAGAAACTACAAATAGAGGATATCGAGTCTATATTGTCGCATTTACATGGCACTTAA
- the LOC106088035 gene encoding la-related protein 7, with product MGTKNKKRKSDEDSKDESCKQAYDNAPVSPDDSSSITYSEAASDHRKVSRKRKKHAGAAIGNQPVAESMEAHTPLEYTETQETSRVVGNETAQNKSYRKRKKHYYNGLRAQMEFYFGDANLSKDRFLKQLIDKDPYVPLKIFLTFNKMKVLTSRVEDIAKSLTTSQLLELDESQQKVKRKIPLVEKRNVDEKTIYVEALPSSADHEWVRQIFERFGKVDYISLPKYAKSHKIKEFGFVEFEKEESVGKAIEAFKEFNGVLCMQEKDPSELVSVKSYIKENTGDDSVVSDLTQCDLRKRPKIETQDEAEPVAKKFKPDSQDEEVSSNIEGNTSQSEPEEAGAVAKNKDDMDEDERKKKRRKRKKKSKSEEKLKRKAELNTDVSYYELKILPKRDWKRLRNKYLNLQREKVAELKRKAWKEQQESKQQCKDLTKDESCSQLPKEDQKKKSKESKHKLQKMNMNFYGAAAEESQVKTPTSEKPQHNPLERPPLFTYEEGLIVEMSFLEPCVNIKEYKADMRQYGSVKYVDIKEGSMQAYLRLESPEKAKEFVQNISCAEYQCKILIGDAESTYWRKIESDREQKLNKQVKVPQKRGREKVKKLISKHIRFGDDDDD from the exons ATGGGCACTAAAAACAAAAAGCGTAAATCCGACGAAGATTCGAAGGACGAATCTTGCAAGCAAGCATATGATAATGCACCGGTATCACCGGACGATTCGTCTAGTATTACGTATAGCGAAGCCGCCTCAGACCATAGGAAAGTCAGCAGAAAACGTAAAAAACATGCTGGTGCTGCAATTGGAAACCAACCCGTCGCTGAATCTATGGAAGCACATACACCTCTAGAGTACACTGAAACTCAAGAGACATCAAGAGTAGTAGGAAATGAAACAGCTCAAAACAAGAGCTATCGTAAACGCAAAAAACATTATTACAATGGCTTACGAGCACAAATGGAATTTTATTTTGGTGATGCCAACTTAAGCAAGGATCGTTTTCTCAAACAATTAATTGACAAGGATCCAT ATGTTCCTTTGAAAATATTCTTAACCTTCAACAAAATGAAGGTATTGACATCGCGTGTGGAAGATATTGCGAAATCCTTGACTACATCCCAACTTTTAGAGTTAGATGAGAGCCAGCAAAAGGTAAAACGAAAAATTCCTCTGGTGGAAAAACGTAATGTAGACGAGAAAACAATTTATGTTGAAGCATTGCCGTCATCAGCCGACCATGAATGGGTGCGACAAATTTTCGAAAGGTTCGGGAAAGTTGATTATATATCCTTACCTAAATATGCAAAATCTCataaaattaaagaatttgGATTTGTTGAATTTGAAAAGGAGGAAAGTGTTGGCAAGGCTATAGAAGCGTTTAAAGAATTTAACGGGGTCTTATGTATGCAAGAGAAGGATCCCTCCGAATTGGTCAGTgtaaaatcttatataaaagaaaatactGGCGATGATTCAGTAGTATCCGATTTAACCCAATGCGATTTAAGAAAGAGACCGAAAATTGAAACTCAAGATGAAGCCGAACCCGTAGCAAAGAAATTTAAACCAGATTCGCAAGATGAAGAAGTTTCCTCTAACATCGAGGGCAATACTTCACAATCGGAACCTGAAGAAGCAGGTGCAGTCGCAAAGAATAAAGATGACATGGATGAAGATGAGAGAAAGAAAAAACGCAGAAAACGTAAAAAGAAATCTAAGTCCGAGGAGAAACTTAAACGCAAGGCCGAACTGAATACAGACGTATCCTACTATGAActaaaaattttacctaaaaGGGATTGGAAACGCCTTCGTAATAAATATCTGAATTTACAAAGAGAAAAGGTTGCTGAGCTAAAACGCAAGGCTTGGAAGGAACAGCAAGAGAGCAAACAGCAATGTAAAGACCTTACAAAAGATGAAAGTTGTTCCCAATTGCCTAAGGAAGATCAAAAGAAAAAGTCTAAGGAATCTAAACATAAACTTCAAAAAATGAATATGAACTTTTATGGAGCAGCAGCAGAAGAGTCACAAGTAAAAACTCCAACCTCAGAAAAACCACAACATAATCCTCTCGAGCGACCACCATTGTTCACTTACGAGGAGGGTCTAATTGTAGAGATGTCATTCCTGGAACCTTGCGTAAACATTAAAGAATATAAAGCTGATATGCGCCAATATGGCTCCGTTAAGTACGTAGATATTAAAGAAGGATCCATGCAGGCTTATCTGAGGCTGGAATCGCCGGAGAAAGCGAaagaatttgtacaaaatatcagctgTGCTGAATATCAATGTAAAATTCTTATAGGCGATGCCGAGTCAACCTATTGGAGGAAAATAGAAAGTGATAGAGAGCAAAAATTGAATAAACAAGTCAAAGTGCCACAAAAACGTGGCAGAGAAAAAGTAAAGAAACTTATTAGTAAACACATACGTTTCggtgacgacgacgacgactga
- the LOC106088036 gene encoding TM2 domain-containing protein almondex encodes MSHCIVIDRRNAIMLIWIFVLSGIRQSYTEEKASGVAPSNNEVAPYVIRNFNETSQQLSQCQNTANLNCSELLFPCIRCLYNYTCNYGQELYVNCSALHQVECQGSRWFWHQMNCRYCYQTEKWQQKCDQKGNCNSVNGQFYKTNCTVRSDVFCLGNRSFTRNIKCNWTQGYRWSTAVIISLTLGGFGADRFYLGHWQEGIGKLFSFGGLGVWTIIDVVLISLHYLGPADGSLYI; translated from the coding sequence atgtcacaCTGCATAGTAATAGATCGTCGCAATGCCATTATGCTGATATGGATATTTGTCCTGAGTGGCATACGACAAAGTTACACAGAAGAAAAAGCAAGTGGTGTTGCACCCAGTAATAACGAGGTAGCTCCCTATGTAATCCGCAATTTCAACGAAACCTCACAGCAATTGTCGCAATGCCAAAATACAGCCAACTTGAATTGCAGTGAACTCCTATTTCCGTGTATAAGGTGTTTGTACAACTATACCTGCAATTATGGTCAGGAGTTGTATGTTAACTGCTCAGCCCTGCATCAGGTGGAGTGCCAGGGTAGTCGCTGGTTTTGGCATCAAATGAATTGTCGCTATTGCTATCAAACAGAGAAGTGGCAACAAAAATGCGACCAGAAAGGCAACTGCAATTCTGTAAACGGccaattttataaaacaaattgtACAGTGCGATCCGATGTTTTCTGCCTAGGTAACCGGTCGTTTACAAGAAATATAAAATGCAATTGGACACAGGGCTACCGATGGAGTACGGCGGTAATAATAAGCCTGACATTGGGGGGCTTTGGAGCAGATCGATTTTATTTGGGCCATTGGCAGGAAGGCATTGGTAAACTGTTCAGTTTTGGAGGTCTAGGCGTATGGACGATAATAGATGTGGTGTTAATATCACTTCACTATCTGGGACCGGCAGATGGGTCATTATATATATAA
- the LOC106088033 gene encoding migration and invasion enhancer 1 — MVKVDVEYCGKCNFEWQCKMLQNFLQEQKPGTDIVCHKGRQGSFEVKINDELVHSKLKSLAFPDHQSVLENVKRAELGQPMEKTKEQPIDNCIIM; from the exons ATGGTCAAAGTTGATGTGGAATATTG TGGTAAATGTAATTTCGAATGGCAATGCAAAATGTTACAGAACTTTCTCCAAGAACAGAAGCCGGGCACTGACATCGTATGCCATAAAGGACGACAAGGATCTTTCGAAGTGAAAATTAACGACGAATTAGTGCACTCGAAACTGAAATCATTGGCCTTTCCCGATCACCAAAGTGTTTTAGAAAACGTGAAGCGGGCGGAGCTAGGTCAACCCATGGAGAAAACAAAAGAGCAACCCATTGATAATTGTATAATTATGTGA